The Oryza brachyantha chloroplast, complete genome DNA window TGGATCTTTAGCTATTCATGCGAGAATTGATCACTGGTGGGGATCCGTAAAGAGTCCGTTTTATGAAATATCTGAGAAAGCAAAAAACAAAAAAGAGAGACAGGTGGTTTATTTATCACCAAATAGAGATGAATATTATATGATAGCAGCAGGAAATTCTTTGTCCTTGAATCGGGGTATTCAGGAAGAACAGGTTGTTCCAGCTAGATACCGTCAAGAATTCCTGACTATTGCATGGGAACAGATTCATGTTAGAAGTATTTTTCCTTTCCAATATTTTTCTATTGGGGGTTCTCTCATTCCTTTTATTGAACATAATGATGCGAATCGAGCTTTAATGAGTTCTAATATGCAGCGCCAAGCAGTTCCGCTTTCTCGGTCCGAGAAGTGCATTGTTGGAACTGGATTGGAACGCCAAACAGCTCTAGATTCGAGGGTTTCTGTTATAGCCGAACGCGAGGGAAAGATCATTTCTACTGATAGTCACAAAATCCTTTTATCAAGTAGTGGGAAGACTATAAGTATTCCTTTAGTTACCCATCGGCGCTCTAACAAAAATACTTGTATGCACCAAAAACCTCGGGTTCCGCGGGGTAAATCCATTAAAAAAGGACAAATTTTAGCGGAGGGGGCTGCTACAGTTGGTGGGGAACTTGCTTTAGGAAAAAACGTATTAGTAGCTTATATGCCATGGGAAGGTTACAATTTTGAAGACGCAGTATTAATTAGCGAACGTTTGGTATATGAGGATATTTATACTTCTTTTCACATCCGAAAATATGAAATTCAGACGGATACGACAAGCCAAGGCTCCGCTGAAAAAATCACTAAAGAAATACCACATCTAGAAGAACATTTACTCCGCAATTTGGACAGAAATGGAGTTGTGAAGTTGGGGTCCTGGGTAGAAACAGGCGATATTTTAGTAGGTAAATTAACGCCTCAGATAGCGAGCGAATCGTCCTATATCGCGGAAGCTGGATTATTACGGGCCATATTTGGTCTTGAGGTATCCACTTCAAAAGAAACTTCTCTCAAACTACCAATAGGTGGAAGAGGGCGCGTTATCGATGTGAAATGGATCCAGAGGGATCCCCTCGACATAATGGTTCGTGTATATATTTTACAAAAACGCGAAATCAAAGTTGGGGATAAAGTAGCCGGAAGACACGGGAATAAGGGGATCATTTCCAAAATTTTGCCTAGGCAAGATATGCCCTATTTGCAAGATGGAACGCCTGTTGATATGGTTTTCAATCCCTTAGGAGTACCCTCCCGAATGAATGTGGGACAAATATTTGAAAGCTCGCTCGGTTTAGCAGGGGATCTGCTAAAGAAACATTATAGAATAGCACCCTTTGATGAGAGATATGAGCAAGAGGCTTCAAGAAAACTTGTGTTTTCAGAATTATATGAAGCCAGTAAACAAACAAAAAATCCGTGGGTATTTGAACCCGAGTACCCGGGAAAAAGCAGAATATTTGATGGAAGAACAGGAGACCCCTTCGAACAGCCTGTTCTAATAGGGAAGTCCTATATCTTAAAATTAATTCATCAAGTTGATGAGAAAATCCACGGACGCTCTACTGGGCCCTATTCACTTGTTACACAACAACCCGTTAGAGGAAGAGCCAAGCAAGGGGGACAACGAATAGGAGAAATGGAAGTTTGGGCTTTAGAAGGATTTGGTGTTGCTCATATTTTACAAGAGATACTTACTTATAAATCTGATCATCTTATAGCTCGCCAAGAAATACTTAACGCTACGATCTGGGGAAAACGAGTACCTAATCACGAGGATCCTCCAGAATCTTTTCGAGTGCTCGTTCGAGAACTACGATCTTTGGCTCTAGAACTGAACCATTTTCTTGTATCTCAGAAAAACTTCCAGGTTAATAGGGAAGAAGTTTGATCGGAATAAATAAAAATTCTTTTCTTATTTCTATTTTATGATTGACCAATATAAACATCAACAACTTCAAATTGGACTCGTTTCCCCTCAACAAATAAAGGCTTGGGCTAACAAAATACTACCTAATGGGGAAGTCGTTGGCGAAGTCACAAGGCCCTCTACTTTTCATTATAAAACCGATAAACCAGAAAAAGATGGATTGTTTTGCGAAAGAATCTTTGGACCCATAAAAAGCAGAATTTGTGCTTGTGGAAATTCTCGAGCGAGCGGAGCTGAAAACGAAGACGAAAGATTTTGCCAAAAATGCGGAGTAGAGTTTGTTGATTCTCGGATACGAAGATATCAAATGGGATACATCAAACTCGCATGTCCCGTGACTCATGTGTGGTATTTGAAAGGTCTTCCTAGTTATATCGCGAATCTTTTAGATAAACCCCTTAAGAAATTGGAGGGCCTAGTATATGGCGATTTCTCTTTTGCTAGGCCCAGTGCTAAAAAACCAACTTTCTTACGATTACGAGGTTTATTCGAAGATGAAATTTCATCCTGTAACCATAGCATTTCCCCCTTTTTCTCTACCCCAGGCTTTACAACATTTCGAAATCGGGAAATTGCGACAGGAGCGAGTGCTATTAGAGAACAATTAGCAGATTTGGATTTGCGAATTATTTTAGAGAATTCCTCGGTCGAATGGAAGGAGTTAGAAGACGAGGGGTATAGTGGAGATGAATGGGAAGATAGAAAAAGACGAATAAGAAAAGTTTTTTTGATTAGACGCATGCAATTGGCGAAACATTTTATTCAAACAAATGTAGAACCAGAATGGATGGTTTTGTGCTTATTACCAGTTCTTCCTCCCGAATTAAGACCCATTGTTTATAGATCTGGGGATAAAGTAGTGACTTCGGATATTAATGAACTTTATAAGAGAGTTATCCGTCGGAACAACAATCTTACCTATCTATTAAAAAGAAGTGAATTAGCGCCAGCAGATTTAGTTATGTGCCAGGAAAAATTGGTACAAGAAGCCGTGGATACACTCCTTGATAGTGGGTCCCGCGGGCAACCAACGAGGGATGGTCACAATAAAGTATACAAATCACTTTCAGATGTAATTGAAGGTAAAGAGGGGAGGTTTCGCGAGACTCTGCTTGGGAAACGGGTCGATTACTCGGGGCGTTCTGTCATTGTTGTGGGTCCTTCACTTTCATTACATCAATGCGGGTTACCTCTAGAGATAGCAATAAAGCTTTTTCAGCTATTTGTAATTCGCGATTTAATCACGAAACGCGCTACTTCTAATGTTAGGATTGCTAAAAGGAAAATTTGGGAAAAAGAACCCATTGTATGGGAAATACTTCAAGAAGTTATGAGGGGACATCCTGTACTGTTGAATAGAGCACCTACCCTGCATAGATTAGGCATACAGGCTTTCCAACCCACTTTAGTAGAGGGGCGTACTATTTGTTTACACCCATTAGTGTGTAAGGGTTTCAATGCGGACTTTGATGGGGATCAAATGGCTGTTCATCTACCTTTATCCTTGGAAGCTCAGGCGGAAGCCCGTTTACTTATGTTTTCTCATATGAATCTCCTATCTCCCGCTATTGGAGATCCTATTTGCGTACCAACCCAAGACATGCTTATCGGACTTTATGTATTAACGATTGGAAACCGTCGAGGTATTTGTGCAAATAGATATAATAATTGCGGAAACTATCCAAATCAAAAAGTAAATTACAATAATAATAATTCTAAGTATACGAAAGATAAAGAATCCGTTTTTTCTAGTTCCTATGATGCACTGGGAGCTTATAGACAGAAACAAATCTGTTTAGACAGTCCCTTGTGGCTCCGGTGGAAACTAGATCAACGCGTCATTGGGTTAAGAGAAGTTCCGATTGAAATTCAATATGAATCTTTGGGGACTTATCGTGAGATTTATGCCCACTATCTAGTAGTGGGAAATAGAAAAAAGGAAATTCGTTCTATATACATTCGAACCACTCTTGGTCATATTTCTTTTTATAGAGAAATAGAGGAAGCCATACAAGGATTTAGTCAGGCCTATTCATACACTATCTAAACAAGGAAGTTAGATTCGGCGATGCCCCTTTCGAGGGGCATTCCCATTTCGCTAGTATCATCATTTTTGCCGCACGAATCCAGATTGAGATTGAGGAAAGGAAGTTAACTAAGTTTTCGAATCACTGACTCAGGCCCATTGTCGAATCCTACTCAGCAATTGTCGAATTATACTCAGCCGAAAAAAGGGGGTACTTATTTATGGCGGAACGGGCCAATCTGGTCTTTCATAATAAAGAGATAGACGGAACTGCTATGAAACGACTTATTAGCAGATTAATAGATCATTTCGGAATGGGATATACATCCCATATACTGGATCAAATAAAAACGCTGGGCTTCCATCAAGCCACTACTACATCGATTTCATTAGGAATCGAGGATCTTTTAACAATACCCTCTAAGGGATGGTTAGTCCAAGATGCGGAACAACAGAGTTTTCTTTTGGAAAAACACTATTATTATGGGGCTGTACACGCGGTAGAAAAATTACGCCAATCCGTTGAAATCTGGTATGCTACAAGTGAATATTTGAAACAAGAAATGAATTCGAATTTTCGGATAACAGATCCTTCTAATCCAGTCTATCTAATGTCTTTTTCAGGAGCTAGAGGAAATGCATCTCAGGTACACCAATTAGTAGGTATGCGAGGATTAATGTCGGATCCTCAAGGACAAATGATTGATTTACCCATTCAAAGCAATTTACGCGAGGGACTTTCTTTGACAGAATATATAATTTCCTGCTACGGAGCCCGCAAAGGGGTTGTAGATACTGCTGTACGAACGGCGGATGCTGGATATCTTACACGTAGACTTGTTGAAGTAGTTCAACATATTATTGTGCGTAGAAGAGATTGTGGTACTATCCGAGCTATTTCTGTGAGTCCTCAAAATGGGATGACGGAAAAACTTTTTGTCCAAACATTAATTGGTCGTGTATTAGCAGACTATATATATATCGGTTCACGATGCATTGCCACTCGAAATCAAGATATTGGAATTGGGTTAGTCAATCGATTCATAACTGCCTTTCGAGCACAGCCATTTCGAGCACAACCAATATATATTAGAACCCCCTTTACTTGCCGGAGCACGTCTTGGATCTGTCAATTATGTTATGGTCGGAGTTCCACTCATGGCGATCTGGTCGAATTGGGGGAAGCCATAGGTATTATTGCGGGTCAATCTATTGGGGAGCCAGGGACTCAACTAACATTAAGAACTTTTCATACTGGTGGAGTATTTACAGGGGGTACTGCCGACCTTGTACGATCCCCTTCAAATGGAAAAATCCAATTCAACGGGGATTTGGTTCACCCCACACGTACCCGTCATGGGCAGCCTGCTTTTCTATGTTATATAGACTTGCATATAACTATTCAGAGTCAGGATATTCTACATAGTGTGACTATTCCCTCAAAAAGCTTGATTCTAGTGCAAAATGATCAATATGTAGAATCCGAACAAGTAATTGCGGAGATTCGTGCCGGAACGTCCGCTTTGCATTTTAAAGAAAGGGTACAAAAACATATTTATTCCGAATCAGACGGGGAAATGCACTGGAGTACTGATGTTTATCATGCGCCCGAATATCAATATGGTAATCTTCGTCGATTACCAAAAACAAGCCATTTATGGATATTGTCAGTAAGTATGTGCAGATCCAGTATAGCTTCTTTTTCGCTCCACAAGGATCAAGATCAAATGAATACTTATTCTTTTTCTGTTGACGGAAGGTATATCTTCGGCCTCTCGATGGCTGATGATCAGGTAAGACATAGACTGTTGGATACTTTTGGTAAAAAAGATAGGGAAATTCTTGATTATTCAACACCGGATCGAATCATGTCCAATGGTCATTGGAATTTTGTCTATCCTTCTATTCTTCAAAAAAATTTGGATTTGTTAGCGAAAAAGCGAAGAAATAGGTTCGTCATTCCATTACAGTATCATCAAGAGCAAGAGAAAGAACCAATATCCTGTTTTGGGATTTCGATTGAAATACCCTTTATGGGGTTTTTACGTAGAAATACTATAGTTGCTTATTTTGACGACCCACGATACAAAAAGGATAAAAAGGGTTCAGGAATTGTTAAATTTAGATATAGGACCCTAGAGGACGAATATAGGACTCGAGAGGAAGACTCAGAGAACGAATACGGGAGCCCAGAAAACGAATATAGGACCCGAGAGGAAGAATGTAAAACCCTAGAAGACGAATATAGGACTCTAGAGGACGAGTACGAAACCCTAGAAGATGAATATGGAATCCCAGAGGACGAATATGAAACCCTAGAAGATGAATATGGGATCCTAGAGGACGAATATAGGACTCGAGAGGAGGAATCCGAGGACGAATATGGGAGCCCAGAGAACAAATATAGGACCCGAGAGGATAAATACGGCACTTTAGAAGAAGACTCAGAGGACGAATATGGGACTTTAGAGGAAGACTCAGAGGAAGACTCAGAGGACGAATATGGGAACCCGGAGGAAGATTCTGTCTTAAAAAAAGAGGTTTTGAT harbors:
- the rpoB gene encoding RNA polymerase beta subunit, with product MLRNGNEGMSTIPGFSQIQFEGFCRFINQGLAEELEKFPTIKDPDHEIAFQLFAKGYQLLEPPIKERDAVYESLTYSSELYVSARLIFGFDVQKQTISIGNIPIMNSLGTFIINGIYRIVINQILLSPGIYYRSELDHKGISIYTGTIISDWGGRSELAIDKKERIWARVSRKQKISILVLSSAMGSNLKEILDNVSYPEIFLSFPNAKEKKRIESKEKAILEFYQQFACVGGDLVFSESLCEELQKKFFQQKCELGRIGRRNMNRRLNLDIPQNSTFLLPRDVLAATDHLIGMKFGTGILDDDDMNHLKNKRIRSVADLLQDQFGLALGRLQHAVQKTIRRVFIRQSKPTPQTLVTPTSTSILLITTYETFFGTYPLSQVFDQTNPLTQTVHGRKVSCLGPGGLTGRTASFRSRDIHPSHYGRICPIDTSEGINVGLTGSLAIHARIDHWWGSVKSPFYEISEKAKNKKERQVVYLSPNRDEYYMIAAGNSLSLNRGIQEEQVVPARYRQEFLTIAWEQIHVRSIFPFQYFSIGGSLIPFIEHNDANRALMSSNMQRQAVPLSRSEKCIVGTGLERQTALDSRVSVIAEREGKIISTDSHKILLSSSGKTISIPLVTHRRSNKNTCMHQKPRVPRGKSIKKGQILAEGAATVGGELALGKNVLVAYMPWEGYNFEDAVLISERLVYEDIYTSFHIRKYEIQTDTTSQGSAEKITKEIPHLEEHLLRNLDRNGVVKLGSWVETGDILVGKLTPQIASESSYIAEAGLLRAIFGLEVSTSKETSLKLPIGGRGRVIDVKWIQRDPLDIMVRVYILQKREIKVGDKVAGRHGNKGIISKILPRQDMPYLQDGTPVDMVFNPLGVPSRMNVGQIFESSLGLAGDLLKKHYRIAPFDERYEQEASRKLVFSELYEASKQTKNPWVFEPEYPGKSRIFDGRTGDPFEQPVLIGKSYILKLIHQVDEKIHGRSTGPYSLVTQQPVRGRAKQGGQRIGEMEVWALEGFGVAHILQEILTYKSDHLIARQEILNATIWGKRVPNHEDPPESFRVLVRELRSLALELNHFLVSQKNFQVNREEV
- the rpoC1 gene encoding RNA polymerase beta' subunit-1, with protein sequence MIDQYKHQQLQIGLVSPQQIKAWANKILPNGEVVGEVTRPSTFHYKTDKPEKDGLFCERIFGPIKSRICACGNSRASGAENEDERFCQKCGVEFVDSRIRRYQMGYIKLACPVTHVWYLKGLPSYIANLLDKPLKKLEGLVYGDFSFARPSAKKPTFLRLRGLFEDEISSCNHSISPFFSTPGFTTFRNREIATGASAIREQLADLDLRIILENSSVEWKELEDEGYSGDEWEDRKRRIRKVFLIRRMQLAKHFIQTNVEPEWMVLCLLPVLPPELRPIVYRSGDKVVTSDINELYKRVIRRNNNLTYLLKRSELAPADLVMCQEKLVQEAVDTLLDSGSRGQPTRDGHNKVYKSLSDVIEGKEGRFRETLLGKRVDYSGRSVIVVGPSLSLHQCGLPLEIAIKLFQLFVIRDLITKRATSNVRIAKRKIWEKEPIVWEILQEVMRGHPVLLNRAPTLHRLGIQAFQPTLVEGRTICLHPLVCKGFNADFDGDQMAVHLPLSLEAQAEARLLMFSHMNLLSPAIGDPICVPTQDMLIGLYVLTIGNRRGICANRYNNCGNYPNQKVNYNNNNSKYTKDKESVFSSSYDALGAYRQKQICLDSPLWLRWKLDQRVIGLREVPIEIQYESLGTYREIYAHYLVVGNRKKEIRSIYIRTTLGHISFYREIEEAIQGFSQAYSYTI
- the rpoC2 gene encoding RNA polymerase beta' subunit-2, whose translation is MAERANLVFHNKEIDGTAMKRLISRLIDHFGMGYTSHILDQIKTLGFHQATTTSISLGIEDLLTIPSKGWLVQDAEQQSFLLEKHYYYGAVHAVEKLRQSVEIWYATSEYLKQEMNSNFRITDPSNPVYLMSFSGARGNASQVHQLVGMRGLMSDPQGQMIDLPIQSNLREGLSLTEYIISCYGARKGVVDTAVRTADAGYLTRRLVEVVQHIIVRRRDCGTIRAISVSPQNGMTEKLFVQTLIGRVLADYIYIGSRCIATRNQDIGIGLVNRFITAFRAQPFRAQPIYIRTPFTCRSTSWICQLCYGRSSTHGDLVELGEAIGIIAGQSIGEPGTQLTLRTFHTGGVFTGGTADLVRSPSNGKIQFNGDLVHPTRTRHGQPAFLCYIDLHITIQSQDILHSVTIPSKSLILVQNDQYVESEQVIAEIRAGTSALHFKERVQKHIYSESDGEMHWSTDVYHAPEYQYGNLRRLPKTSHLWILSVSMCRSSIASFSLHKDQDQMNTYSFSVDGRYIFGLSMADDQVRHRLLDTFGKKDREILDYSTPDRIMSNGHWNFVYPSILQKNLDLLAKKRRNRFVIPLQYHQEQEKEPISCFGISIEIPFMGFLRRNTIVAYFDDPRYKKDKKGSGIVKFRYRTLEDEYRTREEDSENEYGSPENEYRTREEECKTLEDEYRTLEDEYETLEDEYGIPEDEYETLEDEYGILEDEYRTREEESEDEYGSPENKYRTREDKYGTLEEDSEDEYGTLEEDSEEDSEDEYGNPEEDSVLKKEVLIEHRGTKEFSLKYQKEVDRFFFILQELHILPRSSSLKVLDNSIIGVDTQLTKNTRSRLGGLVRVKRKKSHTELKIFSGDIHFPEESDKILGVNLIPLEREKKDSKESKKRKNWVYVQWKKILKSKEKYFVLVRPAIAYEMNEGRNLATLFLQDLLQEEGNLQLQLVNFISHENSKLTQRIYHTNSQFVRTCLVLNWEQEEKEEARASLVEIRANDLIRDFLRIGLIKSTISSTPKRYDRTSAGLILHNRLDRTNTNSFYSKAKIQSLSQHQEAIGTLLNRNKEYQSLMILSASSCSRISLFKNSKNPNGVKESNPRIPIRNFFGLLATIVPSISNFSSSYYLLTHNQILLKKYFFLDNLKQNFKVLQGLKYSLIDENERISNFDSNIMLDPFQLNWHFFHHDSWEETSAKIHLGQFICENVCLFKSHIKKSGQIFIVNIDSFVIRAAKPYLATTGATVHGHYGEILYKGDRFVTFIYEKARSSDITQGLPKVEQIFEARSIDSLSPNLERRIEDWNEHIPRILGGPWGFLIGAELTIAQSRISLVNKIQKVYRSQGVQIHNRHIEIIIRQVTSKVRVSEEGMSNVFSPGELIGLLRAERAGRALDESIYYRAILLGITRVSLNTQSFISEASFQETARVLAKAALRGRIDWLKGLKENVVLGGIIPVGTGFQKFVHRSPQDKNLYFEIQKKKLFASEMRDILFLHTELVSSDSDVTNNFYEISESPLFI